GAAGCTGGTTTTAATAACACTGTGTTACCTGTTACTAAAGCAGCCACTGTTGTACCCGCCATGATTGCGAATGGGAAGTTCCAAGGAGAAATAACAATACCGATCCCTAATGGAATATAGTCATAACGGTTGTATTCACCTGGACGGCTTTCTACTGGTTGGCCATCTTTTATGTGTAGCATTTGACGACCATAGTATTCCATGAAGTCAATTGCTTCTGCTGTGTCTGCATCTGCCTCTGCCCATGGTTTCCCAGCTTCTTTTGTTAAAAGTGCAGAGAATTCATGTTTACGACGACGAATAATCGCTGCTGCTTTGAAAAGTACATCTGCACGAATAGCTGGATCTACTTTTTTCCAAGTTTTAAATGTTTCATCTGCTGCTTGCATCGCTTTTTCAGCTAAGTCTTTGCTCGCTTTTGATACGCGACCAATCACTTCTGTTTTCTTAGCAGGGTTATACGAAACGATTTTATCTTCTGTAGTAATACGTTCGCCACCAATAATAAGTGGATAGTCTTGACCTAAATAACTTTCAACTTTATTTAAAGCCTCTACATAAGCGTTGTAGTTTGCCTCTTGTGAAAAATCTGTGAACGGTTCGTGTTTGTATGGAATCATGTTATTTTCCTCCCGTGGATATAAGGTGCCAAATGATTATGCACCTTATAAGATTGTGATAATTATATAATGCAATATTATTTGGCATTAATCAACTCAAATATTAAAACTTTTTTAATTATTGCATCTGTTTTTCGTATTGGTGTTAGAATAGGCTTAAGGGAATACAGGAGGGCAAGATGGATAATAATGTACTACAAAGTATTTATAAATACGTTATTGAAAAAGGTGATATGGGAATTTGCGTTGTCGATACGGAAGGCAAGCTACTCATATACAATAAAAAGATGAGAGAATTAGAGGGCGTGAACGAAGATGAGTTCGAGGAGAGGCGAGCCTTAGAGATTATTGATTTCGAAATCGAAAAAAGTGATATTTATAAGGTCTTAAATTCAGAAACGCCTGTGCTGAATGTGAAAAAAACGTATTGGAATAAAAAAAACCAAGAAGTGACCTACATAAGCAATATTTATCCGTTGCACTATGAGGGTATTTTAGTGGGAGCTGTGGAATTCGCCCGAGATATTACACAGCTTGAATACATGATGTACCAGCCATTAAGAAGGTATGGCGCACCATTAACATTTGATATTATTACGGCTGTATCGGCAGTCATGAAGGATGTCATAGAAAAAGCAAAGATTGTTGCACTAAGCAGAATGCCAGTTGTGTTGATCGGAGAATCAGGTACTGGTATCGATATGGTGGCTGAAGGAATTCATCATGATCTAAAGGTGCAAAATGATATGTTTATTGCTCTAATTTGCCGTCGAGATGAGAAAACAGTGTTAAAGCAATTTGAAAAATATATTGTTGAAAAGGAAAGAATTACCTTTTTTGCTGAGCGAATTGAATACCTATCACTAGAAGCTCAAGAAAAGATTGTTGAGCTTTTCAATAATCATCCAAATCATCAGCATGTTTTAATTGCTAGCGTTGGTAAAGATCCAATTGATTTAATTCAAAAGCAGGAGCTATCCAAAAAGCTTTACCGACTATTTTCGGGTATCACAATTTATGTGCCACCTTTACGAGATCGAAAAGAAGATATTATGCCATTTATTGATGATTATTTCAAAAGGCATCGTGACAGCTTTGGTTCATCTATCCAGGGACTTTCAGATGAGGTGCGAGAGACCTTTTTAAAATATGACTGGCCAGGTAATTTAAAGGAATTAGAAGTGCTATTGGATGAAATCACCTCACTCATTACGAATGAAACCATCGTTGAACCACATATGTTGCCTGTCCATTTTAAGTGGAAAATTCAAAGTGCATGTGAAGAAATCGAAAAAGAAGCTTCTACGAGTGATTTATTTGTTATCAAAAATCAGCAGGACATAA
This genomic stretch from Lysinibacillus pakistanensis harbors:
- a CDS encoding helix-turn-helix domain-containing protein — encoded protein: MDNNVLQSIYKYVIEKGDMGICVVDTEGKLLIYNKKMRELEGVNEDEFEERRALEIIDFEIEKSDIYKVLNSETPVLNVKKTYWNKKNQEVTYISNIYPLHYEGILVGAVEFARDITQLEYMMYQPLRRYGAPLTFDIITAVSAVMKDVIEKAKIVALSRMPVVLIGESGTGIDMVAEGIHHDLKVQNDMFIALICRRDEKTVLKQFEKYIVEKERITFFAERIEYLSLEAQEKIVELFNNHPNHQHVLIASVGKDPIDLIQKQELSKKLYRLFSGITIYVPPLRDRKEDIMPFIDDYFKRHRDSFGSSIQGLSDEVRETFLKYDWPGNLKELEVLLDEITSLITNETIVEPHMLPVHFKWKIQSACEEIEKEASTSDLFVIKNQQDIRPLDVYMKEVEEYYISKALDFHQGNISKTAAALGIRRQSLQYRVKNYKLNKKSENID